From one Acipenser ruthenus chromosome 21, fAciRut3.2 maternal haplotype, whole genome shotgun sequence genomic stretch:
- the LOC117428379 gene encoding myosin-3-like isoform X3, with amino-acid sequence MADSDCEGTDPGLEDADLDEDHHSSSSSTTVRPRDHCDYLLDVIDAQLSEMQAPSPSGRGTADSASYKYTAETSRTEHEEPRLCSSTQNKEASQAEQSIQEGGDSKKEQYKWRLKQLLGSEQTDAPGYQSDLNTTESVCTEDFITKFKEGMVDPQSDFSGEPSSDDGTPGCSPSCERSSKKTSEESIVEPESFLSMASTAEREADNEIVVLNTARRLDIVQQFKQDLESDLQGTVAEVEETPGTGLLSRNHRDSLESLGGRISRLSQSNTPDSLSILGKERSVAHSSVAYSSNPLELFRKGGSPSVISQKDNVKEPPCLSIGTNQETIHQETCGSPALKEMFPSCERSSVRGNGECRLGQENFTNGTNLSGSTYVSQSSTCSDTSVSMFKEKDALSRDRCPSPIKLSNEKENTSYIQEANGSDPEERNGNSCQPERKGTHREFGVVSISSFQQRTVSRSESCPYINGSSYRLEAANLLPESNHYSTTSGSRHIRSSSLSSRSSAAKGQFNSHRPSSPSSDRKIVSHRATAGINQKTCENFGSESSLNTIGTGEYVDSFQAVAVKHVAGVPVKSFDEVTIDSDLDSVKTDRVRKHFQKALSTRNGFASAKSAAADDLYSDQSDLDTAKLQQIERTFRDILRRKKSSAQGLKSVPVASPFGCRSTKRPRSPRKDACRFESSDRTVTDEEEEEEEEESLEQRFTESSGEWKTSSPVKWNSCPKRGGELSWGRSLGSEISEAHQRSSRLLDSDRQILEESVSRLRRDLAVEEETLSHRKAQVQEIEQSLTEALQKKKHAVQELESVKCAVEKSQKEARGLETRGRGSKSQAEEMRAELAVLEYKRDSCLQEVQTLEEELSVLRRQCSATHNSQQSTLQNQVSSLSAEREELRARLRLKEGSLSVLERQELERQLSCTRSELFTEQRSARDKISLLQEQLEDCQVEMEERATQEALLQERSRRLEQQLREMNRRQEEQTQKLALQSSEASQALSRQVQEASVQLLERDGKISALERILSEKELELLRLREGQATLQAERGALVAARETLTQAHQRQLQQLHRDKQLEEEQAKWQLKEELDLLKQQEIQQVREQAEEDKLEAVKHQALSFTVETEKLALKIQLKDEEIVKLKEAVRQQEVSMRKLAEELKLEAKEMVQGALLREHRKWETEKTEELQRQRGILEDESRRAVHSIKEDQERERRKALSLQNKVIELQTRVQELEFERRALQREKQEAVSEVRSSLREEKQEEILRVKEEMDQEKAREVERLRLRLEQEEAEVHRLRAGLGEAAQREKELQTQAERLERGAVLDLSLEYDRIQDLLHSTRERGAGASPARQRHSSPSRLSLPQAVQALRGACEEQQQHILELHQELDTQRRTVLHIQRDKDRELQQQREELYLEKEAAVKSIKERLIQEHIEEISKLQRPLLKDSGGSECQSLRQQLREKDSELRAIQRNMTHWKDETAAKLACKFEEELNSELEKRMSKNKPDHQRKIEKLESEMKILSVERSETAPLRSASTPSLSTAPPPGPQDFSTLKLLRHLQSRVKQLRAENTIYHPGSQDDLAGSYRETIRMTPERLPTRFKSSTRKPLM; translated from the exons AACACGAAGAACCAAGGCTGTGCTCCTCAACACAGAATAAAGAAGCTTCTCAGGCTGAACAGAGCATTCAGGAAGGAGGAGACTCCAAAAAAGAACAATACAAATGGAGACTGAAGCAGCTTCTGGGAAGCGAACAGACAGACGCCCCAGGGTACCAGAGCGACTTGAATACCACGGAGAGCGTCTGCACTGAGGATTTTATTACCAAGTTCAAAGAAGGGATGGTAGACCCCCAGTCAGACTTCAGCGGGGAGCCGAGCAGTGATGATGGGACCCCTGGATGTTCTCCTTCTTGTGAACGCTCTTCAAAAAAAACAAGCGAAGAAAGCATTGTGGAACCAGAGTCCTTTCTGAGTATGGCCAGCACCGCAGAAAGAGAGGCCGACAATGAAATTGTCGTGCTAAACACTGCAAGGAGGCTGGATATCGTCCAGCAGTTTAAGCAAGATTTAGAAAGCGATCTTCAAGGGACTGTTGCGGAAGTTGAGGAGACACCCGGTACAGGTCTCCTATCAAGAAACCATAGAGACAGCTTGGAGTCTCTTGGGGGCCGGATCTCTAGGCTTAGCCAGAGCAACACTCCGGATTCTCTGAGCATTCTTGGGAAGGAGAGGAGTGTCGCCCACAGCAGTGTCGCCTACAGCAGTAATCCTCTAGAATTGTTCAGAAAAGGTGGTAGTCCATCTGTTATCTCCCAAAAGGACAATGTGAAAGAGCCTCCATGTTTGTCGATAGGAACAAATCAAGAGACCATCCACCAGGAAACTTGTGGATCTCCAGCCCTTAAAGAGATGTTTCCCAGCTGTGAGAGATCTTCAGTAAGAGGCAACGGGGAGTGTAGGTTGGGCCAAGAGAACTTTACCAATGGAACAAACCTGTCTGGTTCAACTTATGTATCTCAGTCATCCACTTGTTCAGATACGTCTGTCTCTATGTTTAAGGAAAAAGATGCCTTGTCAAGGGATAGGTGTCCTTCTCCAATCAAACTCTCCAATGAGAAGGAGAACACTTCATACATACAAGAAGCGAATGGAAGTGACCCAGAAGAAAGAAATGGAAACTCATGTCAGCCAGAAAGGAAAGGGACGCATCGTGAATTTGGTGTGGTGTCCATTTCCTCTTTCCAGCAACGTACTGTAAGCAGATCAGAAAGCTGTCCTTATATTAATGGATCTTCCTACAGACTTGAAGCAGCTAACTTGTTACCTGAATCAAACCACTATTCAACCACTTCCGGGTCAAGGCACATTCGAAGCAGCAGCCTAAGCAGTAGATCCTCAGCAGCTAAAGGACAGTTTAATAGCCATCGTCCATCTAGCCCCAGTTCAGACAGGAAGATTGTATCACATAGAGCAA CAGCTGGAATCAACCAAAAAACTTGCGAGAACTTTGGCTCCGAGTCCAGCCTGAACACCATTGGAACAGGAGAGTATGTGGACTCGTTTCAGGCTGTGGCAGTCAAGCATGTTGCTG ggGTTCCTGTAAAGAGTTTTGATGAAGTGACCATAGACAGCGATCTGGATTCAGTGAAAACAGATAGAGTCCGGAAGCACTTTCAGAAAGCACTCTCTACCAGAAATG GCTTTGCATCTGCTAAGAGTGCCGCTGCAGACGACCTCTACTCAGACCAGAGTGACCTTGACACGGCTAAACTGCAGCAGATTGAACGCACGTTCCGTGACATTCTGCGCCGAAAGAAAAGCTCCGCTCAGG GTTTGAAGAGTGTACCCGTGGCTTCTCCGTTCGGATGTCGCTCCACTAAAAGACCCCGAAGCCCCAGGAAGGATGCATGCAG GTTCGAGAGCTCTGATAGGACAGTGActgacgaggaggaggaggaggaggaggaggagagtttAGAGCAGCGCTTCACGGAGAGCAGTGGAGAGTGGAAGACCAGCAGCCCAGTGAAGTGGAACTCGTGTCCCAAGAGAGGCGGGGAGCTGTCCTGGGGGCGCAGCCTGGGCTCGGAGATCAGCGAGGCACACCAG CGTTCTTCCCGTTTGTTGGACTCGGATCGGCAGATCTTGGAAGAATCTGTTTCCAGGCTGCGTCGG GATCTTGCTGTGGAGGAAGAGACATTGTCACACAGGAAGGCCCAGGTGCAAGAGATAGAGCAATCGCTGACTGAGgctcttcagaaaaaaaag CATGCAGTTCAGGAGCTGGAGTCGGTGAAGTGTGCGGTTGAGAAGAGCCAGAAGGAGGCGAGAGGGCTGGAGACCCGAGGCAGAGGCAGCAAGAGCCAGGCAGAGGAGATGAG GGCAGAACTGGCAGTGCTGGAGTACAAGCGGGACTCGTGTCTGCAGGAAGTGCAGACTCTAGAGGAGGAACTGAGCGTGCTCAGAAGACAGTGCTCTGCCACACACAACAGCCAGCAGAGCACCCTGCAGAACCAA GTGTCCTCTCTGAGTGCGGAGCGTGAGGAGCTCAGGGCTCGGCTGCGGCTCAAGGAGGGCAGTCTGTCTGTCCTGGAGAGGCAGGAGCTGGAGCGGCAGCTGAGCTGCACCAGGAGCGAGCTGTTCACAGAGCAACGCAGCGCCCGGGACAAGATCAGCCTGCTGCAGGAG CAGCTGGAGGACTGCCAGGTGGAGATGGAGGAGCGGGCGACCCAGGAGGCTTTGCTgcaggagaggagcaggagacTGGAGCAGCAGCTGAGAGAGATGAACAGGAGGCAGGAGGAGCAGACACAG AAGCTGGCCTTGCAGAGCAGTGAGGCGAGCCAGGCCTTGAGCAGGCAGGTGCAGGAGGCATCTGTCCAGCTCCTGGAGAGGGATGGGAAGATCTCAGCGCTGGAGCGCATCCTGTCTGAGAAGGAGCTAGAGCTGCTGAGGCTGAGGGAGGGCCAGGCCACCCTGCAGGCTGAGCGAGGGGCCCTGGTCGCAGCCAGAGAGACCCTGACACAGGCACACCAGAGGCAGCTGCAGCAGCTCCACCGTGACAAACAGCTGGAGGAG GAGCAAGCGAAATGGCAATTGAAAGAGGAACTGGATTTACTCAAACAGCAAGAAATCCAACAG GTTAGGGAACAAGCAGAGGAGGACAAACTGGAGGCTGTGAAGCACCAAGCACTTTCCTTCACAGTGGAGACGGAGAAACTCGCCCTGAAAATCCAG TTAAAAGACGAAGAAATTGTGAAGCTGAAGGAAGCAGTCAGGCAGCAAGAGGTGTCCATGAGGAAGCTAGCTGAGGAACTCAAACTGGAAGCCAAAGAGATG GTGCAGGGGGCTTTGCTCCGGGAACACAGGAAATGGGAAACAGAGAAGACAGAGGAGCTCCAGAGGCAGCGTGGGATACTGGAGGACGAGAGCAGGAGAGCCGTGCACAGCATCAAGGAGGaccaggagagggagaggaggaaagcACTCTCCCTGCAGAACAAAGTTATCGAGCTGCAAACT AGAGTGCAGGAGCTGGAGTTTGAGAGAAGAGCCCTGCAGAGAGAGAAGCAGGAGGCTGTCAGTGAGGTGCGGAGCTCTCTGAGGGAGGAGAAACAGGAGGAGATACTCAGAGTCAAGGAGGAGATGGACCAG GAGAAGGCCCGTGAGGTGGAGAGGCTCAGGCTGAGGCTGGAGCAGGAGGAGGCAGAGGTGCACAGGCTCAGGGCTGGCCTGGGCGAGGCGGCGCAGAGGGAGAAGGAGCTGCAGACACAGGCCGAGCGGCTGGAGAGGGGAGCAGTGCTGGACCTCAGCCTAGAGTACGACCGCATCCAGGACCTCCTGCATAGCACGAGAGAGCGAGGAGCTGGAGCCAGCCCAGCACGCCAGAGACACAG CAGCCCCTCTCGTCTGTCCCTTCCCCAAGCTGTGCAGGCCCTGCGCGGGGCCtgtgaggagcagcagcagcacatcCTGGAGCTGCACCAGGAGCTGGACACACAGAGACGCACCGTCCTGCACATCCAGCGAGACAAG GATAGGGAGCTGCAGCAGCAGCGCGAGGAGCTGTATCTGGAGAAGGAGGCGGCAGTGAAGAGCATCAAGGAGCGCCTCATCCAG GAGCACATCGAGGAGATCAGTAAGCTGCAGCGTCCCCTGCTGAAGGACTCCGGGGGCAGTGAGTGCCAGTCTCTCCGCCAGCAGCTTCGTGAGAAGGACAGCGAGCTGAGAGCCATCCAGAGGAACATGACTCACTGGAAGGACGAGACCGCAGCCAAGCTGGCCTGCAAGTTTGAGGAGGAACTCAACTCCGAGCTCGAGAA ACGGATGTCCAAGAACAAACCTGATCAccaaagaaaaatagaaaagctgGAATCAGAAATGAAAATACTATCAGTG GAGAGAAGTGAGACTGCTCCCCTGCGCTCAGCCTCCACCCCTTCCCTGAGCACAGCGCCCCCTCCTGGGCCCCAGGACTTCAGCACCCTGAAACTGCTCCGGCACCTGCAGAGCCGTGTGAAGCAGCTGCGTGCCGAGAACACCATCTACCACCCGGGAAGCCAAGACGACCTGGCCGGCTCCTACCGGGAAACG ATTCGTATGACGCCGGAAAGACTGCCAACAAGATTCAAATCCAGTACCAGAAAACCACTCATGTGA
- the LOC117428379 gene encoding trichohyalin-like isoform X4, whose amino-acid sequence MADSDCEGTDPGLEDADLDEDHHSSSSSTTVRPRDHCDYLLDVIDAQLSEMQAPSPSGRGTADSASYKYTAETSRTAAGINQKTCENFGSESSLNTIGTGEYVDSFQAVAVKHVAGVPVKSFDEVTIDSDLDSVKTDRVRKHFQKALSTRNGFASAKSAAADDLYSDQSDLDTAKLQQIERTFRDILRRKKSSAQGLKSVPVASPFGCRSTKRPRSPRKDACRFESSDRTVTDEEEEEEEEESLEQRFTESSGEWKTSSPVKWNSCPKRGGELSWGRSLGSEISEAHQRSSRLLDSDRQILEESVSRLRRDLAVEEETLSHRKAQVQEIEQSLTEALQKKKHAVQELESVKCAVEKSQKEARGLETRGRGSKSQAEEMRAELAVLEYKRDSCLQEVQTLEEELSVLRRQCSATHNSQQSTLQNQVSSLSAEREELRARLRLKEGSLSVLERQELERQLSCTRSELFTEQRSARDKISLLQEQLEDCQVEMEERATQEALLQERSRRLEQQLREMNRRQEEQTQKLALQSSEASQALSRQVQEASVQLLERDGKISALERILSEKELELLRLREGQATLQAERGALVAARETLTQAHQRQLQQLHRDKQLEEEQAKWQLKEELDLLKQQEIQQVREQAEEDKLEAVKHQALSFTVETEKLALKIQLKDEEIVKLKEAVRQQEVSMRKLAEELKLEAKEMVQGALLREHRKWETEKTEELQRQRGILEDESRRAVHSIKEDQERERRKALSLQNKVIELQTRVQELEFERRALQREKQEAVSEVRSSLREEKQEEILRVKEEMDQEKAREVERLRLRLEQEEAEVHRLRAGLGEAAQREKELQTQAERLERGAVLDLSLEYDRIQDLLHSTRERGAGASPARQRHSSPSRLSLPQAVQALRGACEEQQQHILELHQELDTQRRTVLHIQRDKDRELQQQREELYLEKEAAVKSIKERLIQEHIEEISKLQRPLLKDSGGSECQSLRQQLREKDSELRAIQRNMTHWKDETAAKLACKFEEELNSELEKCKSDLLKQRRMSKNKPDHQRKIEKLESEMKILSVERSETAPLRSASTPSLSTAPPPGPQDFSTLKLLRHLQSRVKQLRAENTIYHPGSQDDLAGSYRETIRMTPERLPTRFKSSTRKPLM is encoded by the exons CAGCTGGAATCAACCAAAAAACTTGCGAGAACTTTGGCTCCGAGTCCAGCCTGAACACCATTGGAACAGGAGAGTATGTGGACTCGTTTCAGGCTGTGGCAGTCAAGCATGTTGCTG ggGTTCCTGTAAAGAGTTTTGATGAAGTGACCATAGACAGCGATCTGGATTCAGTGAAAACAGATAGAGTCCGGAAGCACTTTCAGAAAGCACTCTCTACCAGAAATG GCTTTGCATCTGCTAAGAGTGCCGCTGCAGACGACCTCTACTCAGACCAGAGTGACCTTGACACGGCTAAACTGCAGCAGATTGAACGCACGTTCCGTGACATTCTGCGCCGAAAGAAAAGCTCCGCTCAGG GTTTGAAGAGTGTACCCGTGGCTTCTCCGTTCGGATGTCGCTCCACTAAAAGACCCCGAAGCCCCAGGAAGGATGCATGCAG GTTCGAGAGCTCTGATAGGACAGTGActgacgaggaggaggaggaggaggaggaggagagtttAGAGCAGCGCTTCACGGAGAGCAGTGGAGAGTGGAAGACCAGCAGCCCAGTGAAGTGGAACTCGTGTCCCAAGAGAGGCGGGGAGCTGTCCTGGGGGCGCAGCCTGGGCTCGGAGATCAGCGAGGCACACCAG CGTTCTTCCCGTTTGTTGGACTCGGATCGGCAGATCTTGGAAGAATCTGTTTCCAGGCTGCGTCGG GATCTTGCTGTGGAGGAAGAGACATTGTCACACAGGAAGGCCCAGGTGCAAGAGATAGAGCAATCGCTGACTGAGgctcttcagaaaaaaaag CATGCAGTTCAGGAGCTGGAGTCGGTGAAGTGTGCGGTTGAGAAGAGCCAGAAGGAGGCGAGAGGGCTGGAGACCCGAGGCAGAGGCAGCAAGAGCCAGGCAGAGGAGATGAG GGCAGAACTGGCAGTGCTGGAGTACAAGCGGGACTCGTGTCTGCAGGAAGTGCAGACTCTAGAGGAGGAACTGAGCGTGCTCAGAAGACAGTGCTCTGCCACACACAACAGCCAGCAGAGCACCCTGCAGAACCAA GTGTCCTCTCTGAGTGCGGAGCGTGAGGAGCTCAGGGCTCGGCTGCGGCTCAAGGAGGGCAGTCTGTCTGTCCTGGAGAGGCAGGAGCTGGAGCGGCAGCTGAGCTGCACCAGGAGCGAGCTGTTCACAGAGCAACGCAGCGCCCGGGACAAGATCAGCCTGCTGCAGGAG CAGCTGGAGGACTGCCAGGTGGAGATGGAGGAGCGGGCGACCCAGGAGGCTTTGCTgcaggagaggagcaggagacTGGAGCAGCAGCTGAGAGAGATGAACAGGAGGCAGGAGGAGCAGACACAG AAGCTGGCCTTGCAGAGCAGTGAGGCGAGCCAGGCCTTGAGCAGGCAGGTGCAGGAGGCATCTGTCCAGCTCCTGGAGAGGGATGGGAAGATCTCAGCGCTGGAGCGCATCCTGTCTGAGAAGGAGCTAGAGCTGCTGAGGCTGAGGGAGGGCCAGGCCACCCTGCAGGCTGAGCGAGGGGCCCTGGTCGCAGCCAGAGAGACCCTGACACAGGCACACCAGAGGCAGCTGCAGCAGCTCCACCGTGACAAACAGCTGGAGGAG GAGCAAGCGAAATGGCAATTGAAAGAGGAACTGGATTTACTCAAACAGCAAGAAATCCAACAG GTTAGGGAACAAGCAGAGGAGGACAAACTGGAGGCTGTGAAGCACCAAGCACTTTCCTTCACAGTGGAGACGGAGAAACTCGCCCTGAAAATCCAG TTAAAAGACGAAGAAATTGTGAAGCTGAAGGAAGCAGTCAGGCAGCAAGAGGTGTCCATGAGGAAGCTAGCTGAGGAACTCAAACTGGAAGCCAAAGAGATG GTGCAGGGGGCTTTGCTCCGGGAACACAGGAAATGGGAAACAGAGAAGACAGAGGAGCTCCAGAGGCAGCGTGGGATACTGGAGGACGAGAGCAGGAGAGCCGTGCACAGCATCAAGGAGGaccaggagagggagaggaggaaagcACTCTCCCTGCAGAACAAAGTTATCGAGCTGCAAACT AGAGTGCAGGAGCTGGAGTTTGAGAGAAGAGCCCTGCAGAGAGAGAAGCAGGAGGCTGTCAGTGAGGTGCGGAGCTCTCTGAGGGAGGAGAAACAGGAGGAGATACTCAGAGTCAAGGAGGAGATGGACCAG GAGAAGGCCCGTGAGGTGGAGAGGCTCAGGCTGAGGCTGGAGCAGGAGGAGGCAGAGGTGCACAGGCTCAGGGCTGGCCTGGGCGAGGCGGCGCAGAGGGAGAAGGAGCTGCAGACACAGGCCGAGCGGCTGGAGAGGGGAGCAGTGCTGGACCTCAGCCTAGAGTACGACCGCATCCAGGACCTCCTGCATAGCACGAGAGAGCGAGGAGCTGGAGCCAGCCCAGCACGCCAGAGACACAG CAGCCCCTCTCGTCTGTCCCTTCCCCAAGCTGTGCAGGCCCTGCGCGGGGCCtgtgaggagcagcagcagcacatcCTGGAGCTGCACCAGGAGCTGGACACACAGAGACGCACCGTCCTGCACATCCAGCGAGACAAG GATAGGGAGCTGCAGCAGCAGCGCGAGGAGCTGTATCTGGAGAAGGAGGCGGCAGTGAAGAGCATCAAGGAGCGCCTCATCCAG GAGCACATCGAGGAGATCAGTAAGCTGCAGCGTCCCCTGCTGAAGGACTCCGGGGGCAGTGAGTGCCAGTCTCTCCGCCAGCAGCTTCGTGAGAAGGACAGCGAGCTGAGAGCCATCCAGAGGAACATGACTCACTGGAAGGACGAGACCGCAGCCAAGCTGGCCTGCAAGTTTGAGGAGGAACTCAACTCCGAGCTCGAGAA ATGCAAGTCTGATTTGTTAAAGCAAAG ACGGATGTCCAAGAACAAACCTGATCAccaaagaaaaatagaaaagctgGAATCAGAAATGAAAATACTATCAGTG GAGAGAAGTGAGACTGCTCCCCTGCGCTCAGCCTCCACCCCTTCCCTGAGCACAGCGCCCCCTCCTGGGCCCCAGGACTTCAGCACCCTGAAACTGCTCCGGCACCTGCAGAGCCGTGTGAAGCAGCTGCGTGCCGAGAACACCATCTACCACCCGGGAAGCCAAGACGACCTGGCCGGCTCCTACCGGGAAACG ATTCGTATGACGCCGGAAAGACTGCCAACAAGATTCAAATCCAGTACCAGAAAACCACTCATGTGA
- the LOC117428379 gene encoding trichohyalin-like isoform X5, with protein MADSDCEGTDPGLEDADLDEDHHSSSSSTTVRPRDHCDYLLDVIDAQLSEMQAPSPSGRGTADSASYKYTAETSRTAGINQKTCENFGSESSLNTIGTGEYVDSFQAVAVKHVAGVPVKSFDEVTIDSDLDSVKTDRVRKHFQKALSTRNGFASAKSAAADDLYSDQSDLDTAKLQQIERTFRDILRRKKSSAQGLKSVPVASPFGCRSTKRPRSPRKDACRFESSDRTVTDEEEEEEEEESLEQRFTESSGEWKTSSPVKWNSCPKRGGELSWGRSLGSEISEAHQRSSRLLDSDRQILEESVSRLRRDLAVEEETLSHRKAQVQEIEQSLTEALQKKKHAVQELESVKCAVEKSQKEARGLETRGRGSKSQAEEMRAELAVLEYKRDSCLQEVQTLEEELSVLRRQCSATHNSQQSTLQNQVSSLSAEREELRARLRLKEGSLSVLERQELERQLSCTRSELFTEQRSARDKISLLQEQLEDCQVEMEERATQEALLQERSRRLEQQLREMNRRQEEQTQKLALQSSEASQALSRQVQEASVQLLERDGKISALERILSEKELELLRLREGQATLQAERGALVAARETLTQAHQRQLQQLHRDKQLEEEQAKWQLKEELDLLKQQEIQQVREQAEEDKLEAVKHQALSFTVETEKLALKIQLKDEEIVKLKEAVRQQEVSMRKLAEELKLEAKEMVQGALLREHRKWETEKTEELQRQRGILEDESRRAVHSIKEDQERERRKALSLQNKVIELQTRVQELEFERRALQREKQEAVSEVRSSLREEKQEEILRVKEEMDQEKAREVERLRLRLEQEEAEVHRLRAGLGEAAQREKELQTQAERLERGAVLDLSLEYDRIQDLLHSTRERGAGASPARQRHSSPSRLSLPQAVQALRGACEEQQQHILELHQELDTQRRTVLHIQRDKDRELQQQREELYLEKEAAVKSIKERLIQEHIEEISKLQRPLLKDSGGSECQSLRQQLREKDSELRAIQRNMTHWKDETAAKLACKFEEELNSELEKCKSDLLKQRRMSKNKPDHQRKIEKLESEMKILSVERSETAPLRSASTPSLSTAPPPGPQDFSTLKLLRHLQSRVKQLRAENTIYHPGSQDDLAGSYRETIRMTPERLPTRFKSSTRKPLM; from the exons CTGGAATCAACCAAAAAACTTGCGAGAACTTTGGCTCCGAGTCCAGCCTGAACACCATTGGAACAGGAGAGTATGTGGACTCGTTTCAGGCTGTGGCAGTCAAGCATGTTGCTG ggGTTCCTGTAAAGAGTTTTGATGAAGTGACCATAGACAGCGATCTGGATTCAGTGAAAACAGATAGAGTCCGGAAGCACTTTCAGAAAGCACTCTCTACCAGAAATG GCTTTGCATCTGCTAAGAGTGCCGCTGCAGACGACCTCTACTCAGACCAGAGTGACCTTGACACGGCTAAACTGCAGCAGATTGAACGCACGTTCCGTGACATTCTGCGCCGAAAGAAAAGCTCCGCTCAGG GTTTGAAGAGTGTACCCGTGGCTTCTCCGTTCGGATGTCGCTCCACTAAAAGACCCCGAAGCCCCAGGAAGGATGCATGCAG GTTCGAGAGCTCTGATAGGACAGTGActgacgaggaggaggaggaggaggaggaggagagtttAGAGCAGCGCTTCACGGAGAGCAGTGGAGAGTGGAAGACCAGCAGCCCAGTGAAGTGGAACTCGTGTCCCAAGAGAGGCGGGGAGCTGTCCTGGGGGCGCAGCCTGGGCTCGGAGATCAGCGAGGCACACCAG CGTTCTTCCCGTTTGTTGGACTCGGATCGGCAGATCTTGGAAGAATCTGTTTCCAGGCTGCGTCGG GATCTTGCTGTGGAGGAAGAGACATTGTCACACAGGAAGGCCCAGGTGCAAGAGATAGAGCAATCGCTGACTGAGgctcttcagaaaaaaaag CATGCAGTTCAGGAGCTGGAGTCGGTGAAGTGTGCGGTTGAGAAGAGCCAGAAGGAGGCGAGAGGGCTGGAGACCCGAGGCAGAGGCAGCAAGAGCCAGGCAGAGGAGATGAG GGCAGAACTGGCAGTGCTGGAGTACAAGCGGGACTCGTGTCTGCAGGAAGTGCAGACTCTAGAGGAGGAACTGAGCGTGCTCAGAAGACAGTGCTCTGCCACACACAACAGCCAGCAGAGCACCCTGCAGAACCAA GTGTCCTCTCTGAGTGCGGAGCGTGAGGAGCTCAGGGCTCGGCTGCGGCTCAAGGAGGGCAGTCTGTCTGTCCTGGAGAGGCAGGAGCTGGAGCGGCAGCTGAGCTGCACCAGGAGCGAGCTGTTCACAGAGCAACGCAGCGCCCGGGACAAGATCAGCCTGCTGCAGGAG CAGCTGGAGGACTGCCAGGTGGAGATGGAGGAGCGGGCGACCCAGGAGGCTTTGCTgcaggagaggagcaggagacTGGAGCAGCAGCTGAGAGAGATGAACAGGAGGCAGGAGGAGCAGACACAG AAGCTGGCCTTGCAGAGCAGTGAGGCGAGCCAGGCCTTGAGCAGGCAGGTGCAGGAGGCATCTGTCCAGCTCCTGGAGAGGGATGGGAAGATCTCAGCGCTGGAGCGCATCCTGTCTGAGAAGGAGCTAGAGCTGCTGAGGCTGAGGGAGGGCCAGGCCACCCTGCAGGCTGAGCGAGGGGCCCTGGTCGCAGCCAGAGAGACCCTGACACAGGCACACCAGAGGCAGCTGCAGCAGCTCCACCGTGACAAACAGCTGGAGGAG GAGCAAGCGAAATGGCAATTGAAAGAGGAACTGGATTTACTCAAACAGCAAGAAATCCAACAG GTTAGGGAACAAGCAGAGGAGGACAAACTGGAGGCTGTGAAGCACCAAGCACTTTCCTTCACAGTGGAGACGGAGAAACTCGCCCTGAAAATCCAG TTAAAAGACGAAGAAATTGTGAAGCTGAAGGAAGCAGTCAGGCAGCAAGAGGTGTCCATGAGGAAGCTAGCTGAGGAACTCAAACTGGAAGCCAAAGAGATG GTGCAGGGGGCTTTGCTCCGGGAACACAGGAAATGGGAAACAGAGAAGACAGAGGAGCTCCAGAGGCAGCGTGGGATACTGGAGGACGAGAGCAGGAGAGCCGTGCACAGCATCAAGGAGGaccaggagagggagaggaggaaagcACTCTCCCTGCAGAACAAAGTTATCGAGCTGCAAACT AGAGTGCAGGAGCTGGAGTTTGAGAGAAGAGCCCTGCAGAGAGAGAAGCAGGAGGCTGTCAGTGAGGTGCGGAGCTCTCTGAGGGAGGAGAAACAGGAGGAGATACTCAGAGTCAAGGAGGAGATGGACCAG GAGAAGGCCCGTGAGGTGGAGAGGCTCAGGCTGAGGCTGGAGCAGGAGGAGGCAGAGGTGCACAGGCTCAGGGCTGGCCTGGGCGAGGCGGCGCAGAGGGAGAAGGAGCTGCAGACACAGGCCGAGCGGCTGGAGAGGGGAGCAGTGCTGGACCTCAGCCTAGAGTACGACCGCATCCAGGACCTCCTGCATAGCACGAGAGAGCGAGGAGCTGGAGCCAGCCCAGCACGCCAGAGACACAG CAGCCCCTCTCGTCTGTCCCTTCCCCAAGCTGTGCAGGCCCTGCGCGGGGCCtgtgaggagcagcagcagcacatcCTGGAGCTGCACCAGGAGCTGGACACACAGAGACGCACCGTCCTGCACATCCAGCGAGACAAG GATAGGGAGCTGCAGCAGCAGCGCGAGGAGCTGTATCTGGAGAAGGAGGCGGCAGTGAAGAGCATCAAGGAGCGCCTCATCCAG GAGCACATCGAGGAGATCAGTAAGCTGCAGCGTCCCCTGCTGAAGGACTCCGGGGGCAGTGAGTGCCAGTCTCTCCGCCAGCAGCTTCGTGAGAAGGACAGCGAGCTGAGAGCCATCCAGAGGAACATGACTCACTGGAAGGACGAGACCGCAGCCAAGCTGGCCTGCAAGTTTGAGGAGGAACTCAACTCCGAGCTCGAGAA ATGCAAGTCTGATTTGTTAAAGCAAAG ACGGATGTCCAAGAACAAACCTGATCAccaaagaaaaatagaaaagctgGAATCAGAAATGAAAATACTATCAGTG GAGAGAAGTGAGACTGCTCCCCTGCGCTCAGCCTCCACCCCTTCCCTGAGCACAGCGCCCCCTCCTGGGCCCCAGGACTTCAGCACCCTGAAACTGCTCCGGCACCTGCAGAGCCGTGTGAAGCAGCTGCGTGCCGAGAACACCATCTACCACCCGGGAAGCCAAGACGACCTGGCCGGCTCCTACCGGGAAACG ATTCGTATGACGCCGGAAAGACTGCCAACAAGATTCAAATCCAGTACCAGAAAACCACTCATGTGA